A region from the uncultured Bacteroides sp. genome encodes:
- a CDS encoding M13 family metallopeptidase, whose product MKAKNYLPILALCLMSTGCSSNREATLKSGIDLANLDTTALPGASFYQFANGGWMKIHPLTDEYSRFGSFDMLAENNRKQLRELIEGLAKEKHEEGSIAQKIGDLYNIALDSVKFNKEGALPIKAELEKIASLKSNADIYLMIADMQKKGINPYFAVYVGADDMNSSMNMVHTFQGGLGMGERDYYLDNDAKTKEIRDKYQLHIAKMFQLAGFNEAAAKKAVGAVMNIETELAKAARTQVELRDPHANYNKKSMVEMEKEFAPFAWDKFFSAVGLSNLKEVNVGQPDAIKEVVKIINTVALGDQIAYLQWNLINSSASYLSDDLSNEDFEFFGKTMSGKKEQKPRWKRAVSTINSSLGEAVGQMYVEKYFPSASKERMVALVKNLQTSLGERIKGLAWMSDATKKKALEKLATFHVKIGYPDKWKDYSSLKIKNDSYWANIERANGWEHDDMIAKAGKPVDKDEWLMTPQTVNAYYNPTTNEICFPAGILQYPFFDMKADDAFNYGAIGVVIGHEMTHGFDDQGRQYDKDGNLKDWWTKEDAKNFKTRAAVMANFFDSIEVAPGVHGNGKFTLGENIADHGGLQVSFQAFKHATANNPLKTENGFTPEQRFFLAYANVWAGNIRPEEILRLTKMDPHSLGKWRVDGALPQIAAWYDAFGITEKDSLFLPVEKRASIW is encoded by the coding sequence ATGAAAGCAAAAAATTATTTACCAATTCTTGCATTATGCCTTATGAGTACAGGATGCAGCAGTAATAGAGAGGCCACATTAAAGTCTGGCATTGATCTTGCGAACCTTGACACAACCGCTCTTCCGGGAGCAAGTTTTTACCAATTTGCAAATGGTGGGTGGATGAAAATTCATCCGCTTACGGATGAATATTCACGTTTTGGTTCGTTTGATATGCTTGCCGAAAATAATCGTAAACAATTACGGGAACTAATAGAAGGGCTTGCTAAAGAGAAGCATGAGGAAGGTAGCATTGCTCAGAAAATCGGTGATTTATACAATATTGCTCTTGATAGTGTAAAGTTTAATAAAGAAGGGGCTTTGCCTATTAAGGCAGAGTTAGAAAAAATCGCATCATTGAAAAGTAATGCTGATATATATTTGATGATTGCTGACATGCAAAAGAAGGGTATAAATCCTTACTTTGCGGTATATGTAGGGGCAGATGATATGAATAGCTCTATGAATATGGTGCATACTTTTCAAGGAGGACTTGGTATGGGCGAACGTGATTATTATTTGGATAATGATGCAAAGACCAAGGAAATTCGTGATAAATATCAATTGCACATAGCTAAGATGTTTCAATTGGCAGGATTTAATGAAGCGGCGGCTAAAAAAGCAGTTGGAGCTGTAATGAATATTGAAACAGAACTGGCAAAGGCAGCTCGAACTCAAGTGGAATTACGTGACCCGCATGCGAATTACAATAAAAAATCAATGGTAGAAATGGAGAAAGAATTTGCTCCTTTTGCGTGGGATAAATTTTTCTCTGCTGTTGGACTTAGTAATTTGAAAGAGGTAAATGTTGGACAACCGGATGCAATAAAAGAAGTGGTTAAAATTATAAATACAGTTGCATTGGGTGACCAAATAGCTTATTTGCAGTGGAATTTAATCAATAGTTCTGCTTCTTATTTAAGTGATGATTTATCGAATGAAGATTTTGAATTCTTTGGCAAAACAATGTCAGGGAAAAAAGAACAAAAACCCCGTTGGAAGCGTGCTGTAAGTACTATAAATTCATCTTTGGGAGAAGCTGTAGGACAAATGTATGTCGAAAAATATTTTCCATCAGCATCAAAAGAACGCATGGTTGCTTTGGTTAAGAATTTACAAACATCTTTAGGAGAACGTATTAAAGGGCTTGCTTGGATGAGCGATGCTACAAAAAAGAAAGCGCTCGAAAAACTTGCTACTTTCCACGTGAAGATAGGTTATCCGGACAAATGGAAAGATTATTCTTCTCTTAAGATAAAGAATGATTCTTACTGGGCTAACATAGAGCGTGCAAACGGATGGGAACATGATGACATGATAGCCAAGGCTGGTAAACCGGTAGATAAAGATGAATGGTTAATGACGCCTCAAACGGTGAATGCCTATTATAATCCGACAACAAATGAAATTTGTTTTCCTGCTGGCATCTTGCAGTATCCTTTTTTTGACATGAAAGCTGATGATGCTTTTAATTATGGAGCCATTGGGGTTGTTATTGGACATGAAATGACCCACGGCTTTGATGATCAGGGACGCCAATATGATAAGGACGGTAACTTGAAAGATTGGTGGACAAAAGAAGATGCCAAAAACTTTAAGACTCGTGCAGCTGTGATGGCTAATTTCTTTGATAGCATTGAGGTTGCTCCGGGAGTGCATGGTAATGGTAAATTTACATTGGGTGAAAACATTGCTGATCATGGTGGGTTGCAAGTCTCTTTTCAGGCGTTTAAACATGCTACTGCAAATAATCCGTTGAAAACGGAAAATGGATTTACACCTGAGCAACGTTTTTTCTTAGCATATGCAAATGTATGGGCAGGTAATATACGTCCCGAAGAAATTCTACGTCTTACCAAAATGGATCCACACTCGCTGGGTAAATGGCGCGTTGATGGTGCTCTGCCTCAAATCGCCGCATGGTATGATGCATTCGGCATTACAGAGAAAGATTCTTTATTCCTTCCTGTCGAAAAACGGGCGTCTATATGGTAA
- the purH gene encoding bifunctional phosphoribosylaminoimidazolecarboxamide formyltransferase/IMP cyclohydrolase, translating into MSESKKIKTALVSVYHKEGLNEIITKLHENGVDFLSTGGTRQFIESLGIPCKAVEDLTSYPSILGGRVKTLHPKVFGGILCRRSLEQDRLQIEEYNIPEIDLVIVDLYPFEATVAAGADEASIIEKIDIGGISLIRAAAKNYNDVVIVASQLQYKPLLDMLMEHGATSSLEERRWMAKEAFAVSSHYDTAIFNYFDGEEGSAFRCSSNDQKMLRYGENPHQKGYFYGDLDAVFDQIHGKEISYNNLLDINAAVDLIDEFDDLTFAVMKHNNACGLASRSTVFEAWKDALAGDPVSAFGGVLITNAVIDKETAEEINKIFFEVIVAPDYDVDALQILGQKKNRIILVRKEAKLPKKQFRSLLNGVLVQEKDLNIETTADLKTVTSKVPTKEEVADMLFANKIVKNSKSNSIVLAMNRQLLASGVGQTSRVDALKQAIEKAKSFGFSLEGAVMASDAFFPFPDCVEIADKEGITAVIQPGGSIKDQLSFDYCNEHGMKMVTTGIRHFKH; encoded by the coding sequence ATGTCTGAATCTAAGAAAATAAAAACCGCACTTGTGTCGGTTTATCACAAAGAGGGGCTGAATGAAATTATAACCAAGCTTCACGAAAATGGAGTGGATTTCCTTTCTACGGGTGGAACCCGCCAGTTTATTGAATCGTTGGGGATTCCTTGCAAGGCGGTGGAAGATCTTACTTCATATCCGTCTATCTTGGGAGGACGAGTAAAAACATTGCATCCTAAAGTTTTTGGCGGAATTCTTTGCCGTCGTAGTTTAGAACAAGATAGACTGCAGATAGAAGAATATAATATACCTGAGATAGATCTTGTTATTGTAGACTTGTATCCTTTTGAGGCAACAGTTGCTGCTGGGGCTGATGAGGCTTCGATAATTGAAAAGATAGATATAGGTGGAATTTCTTTAATCCGTGCGGCTGCTAAAAATTATAATGACGTGGTTATCGTTGCTTCTCAATTACAATATAAGCCGTTGCTTGATATGTTAATGGAACATGGTGCTACGTCTTCTCTTGAAGAACGTCGTTGGATGGCAAAAGAAGCGTTTGCTGTTTCTTCTCATTATGATACAGCGATATTTAATTATTTTGATGGAGAAGAAGGTTCTGCGTTTCGCTGTTCCTCGAATGATCAGAAAATGCTTCGTTATGGAGAGAACCCTCATCAGAAAGGTTATTTCTATGGCGACTTAGATGCTGTCTTTGATCAAATTCACGGCAAAGAGATTTCATATAACAATTTACTTGATATTAATGCGGCAGTTGATTTGATTGATGAATTTGATGATTTGACTTTTGCTGTGATGAAACATAATAATGCCTGTGGCTTGGCTTCTCGCTCTACTGTCTTTGAAGCGTGGAAAGATGCTCTTGCTGGTGATCCTGTTTCTGCATTTGGAGGCGTATTGATTACTAATGCGGTAATAGATAAAGAGACGGCAGAAGAAATTAATAAAATATTTTTTGAAGTGATTGTTGCACCTGATTACGATGTGGATGCACTTCAAATATTAGGGCAAAAAAAGAATCGTATTATTCTTGTACGTAAGGAGGCTAAATTACCGAAAAAACAATTTCGTTCTTTATTGAATGGAGTATTGGTTCAAGAAAAAGATTTGAATATTGAAACAACTGCAGACCTTAAAACAGTAACTTCTAAAGTTCCGACTAAAGAGGAAGTAGCAGACATGTTGTTCGCTAATAAAATAGTAAAGAACAGCAAATCGAATTCAATTGTATTAGCTATGAATAGGCAATTGTTGGCAAGTGGAGTAGGGCAGACTTCTCGCGTAGATGCGTTGAAACAGGCTATAGAAAAAGCAAAATCGTTTGGTTTTAGTCTTGAAGGAGCGGTTATGGCTTCTGATGCTTTTTTTCCATTTCCTGATTGCGTTGAGATTGCCGATAAAGAGGGCATTACTGCTGTTATTCAACCAGGTGGGTCAATTAAAGATCAATTGTCATTTGATTATTGTAATGAACATGGAATGAAAATGGTAACAACAGGTATCCGCCATTTTAAACATTAA
- a CDS encoding ABC-F family ATP-binding cassette domain-containing protein gives MISIEGLTVEFNATPLFKDVAYVINKKDRIALVGKNGAGKSTMLKILAGLQSPTSGVVAIPKDVTIGYLPQVMILSDSHTVMEEAEQAFGHIFELQKGLEQMNRELADRSDYDSEEYHKLIDRFTHDNERFSMLGGTNFQAEIERTLVGLGFNREDFGRPTAEFSGGWRMRIELAKLLLRRPEVLLLDEPTNHLDIESIQWLESFLSTRVNAVVLVSHDRAFINNVTTRTIEISCGQIYDYKVPYDKFVVLRKERREQQLRAYENQQKQIQDTEDFIERFRYKATKSVQVQSRIKQLDKVERIEIDDEDNASLRLKFPPASRSGNYPIICEEVKKVYGRHIVFQDVNLTINRGEKVAFVGKNGEGKSTLVKCIMGEIDFEGKLTIGHNVQIGYFAQNQAQMLDESLTVFDTIDRVAVGDIRNRIRDILGAFMFGGEASDKKVKVLSGGERSRLAMIKLLLEPVNFLILDEPTNHLDMRSKDVLKEAIREFNGTVILVSHDRDFLDGLATKVYEFGAGLVREHLGGIYDFLQRKKIESLDELQKKPVLSSSAISSGNEPDKVADKNRLSYEMQKELNRKTKKLERLVADIELEIEQLESAIAIVESQMSTTKGASDMLLYEQHQKLKFQLDQRVEEWEKRSIELEHVRTN, from the coding sequence ATGATTTCAATTGAAGGATTAACAGTAGAATTTAATGCTACCCCCTTGTTTAAAGATGTTGCTTACGTCATAAATAAAAAAGATCGTATTGCTTTGGTTGGTAAAAATGGAGCAGGAAAGTCGACGATGTTGAAAATCCTGGCTGGTTTGCAAAGTCCTACTTCCGGGGTAGTGGCGATTCCTAAAGACGTAACGATTGGTTATCTGCCTCAGGTTATGATTCTTTCGGATAGTCATACCGTGATGGAGGAAGCTGAGCAAGCATTTGGACATATTTTTGAGCTACAAAAGGGTTTGGAACAAATGAATAGGGAGTTGGCAGATCGTTCCGACTATGACTCTGAAGAATATCATAAATTAATTGATCGTTTTACTCATGACAATGAACGTTTCTCGATGCTGGGAGGAACCAACTTTCAGGCAGAAATAGAACGAACGTTGGTAGGACTTGGCTTTAACCGCGAAGATTTTGGCCGTCCTACGGCCGAATTTAGCGGGGGGTGGCGCATGCGTATCGAGTTGGCGAAATTATTGTTACGTCGGCCGGAGGTCTTATTACTTGATGAACCGACTAATCATCTGGATATAGAATCCATTCAGTGGTTAGAATCTTTCCTTTCTACCCGGGTTAATGCGGTTGTTCTTGTAAGTCATGATCGTGCTTTTATTAACAATGTGACGACGCGTACAATTGAAATTTCATGTGGACAGATCTATGATTATAAAGTGCCGTATGATAAATTTGTAGTATTGCGCAAAGAGCGTAGAGAACAACAATTGCGTGCTTATGAAAACCAGCAAAAACAAATACAGGATACCGAAGATTTTATTGAGCGATTTCGCTATAAGGCTACAAAATCGGTACAGGTTCAAAGTCGAATCAAGCAGTTAGATAAAGTAGAACGAATAGAAATAGATGATGAGGATAATGCTTCTCTAAGATTAAAATTTCCTCCGGCATCTCGGTCGGGTAATTATCCTATTATCTGTGAAGAGGTGAAGAAGGTTTATGGCCGGCATATTGTTTTTCAGGACGTAAATCTTACTATTAATCGTGGTGAGAAGGTCGCTTTTGTCGGGAAAAACGGTGAAGGAAAATCTACTCTGGTAAAATGTATTATGGGGGAGATTGATTTTGAAGGCAAACTGACTATTGGGCACAATGTGCAGATTGGTTATTTTGCTCAGAATCAAGCACAGATGCTTGATGAAAGTCTTACGGTATTCGATACGATTGATCGGGTGGCAGTAGGTGATATCCGCAATAGAATACGTGATATACTCGGGGCTTTTATGTTTGGAGGCGAGGCCTCGGATAAAAAAGTGAAGGTTTTATCGGGAGGTGAGCGTAGTCGGTTGGCAATGATAAAGTTATTGTTGGAACCTGTGAACTTTCTTATTCTCGATGAACCGACTAATCATCTTGATATGCGTTCGAAGGACGTATTGAAAGAGGCTATACGAGAATTTAACGGTACGGTGATTTTAGTGAGTCATGATCGTGATTTTCTGGATGGACTTGCGACTAAAGTTTATGAGTTCGGTGCCGGATTGGTGAGAGAGCATTTAGGAGGCATCTATGATTTTTTGCAAAGAAAGAAGATTGAAAGCTTGGATGAGTTACAAAAAAAACCGGTTTTGTCTTCGTCTGCGATAAGCTCTGGTAATGAACCTGATAAAGTGGCTGACAAGAATAGGCTTTCTTATGAAATGCAGAAAGAACTTAACAGAAAAACGAAGAAGCTGGAAAGATTGGTCGCTGATATTGAGTTGGAGATAGAACAACTGGAATCGGCAATTGCTATTGTTGAATCTCAGATGTCTACTACTAAAGGAGCTTCAGATATGCTTCTTTATGAGCAACATCAGAAATTAAAGTTTCAACTTGATCAGAGAGTGGAAGAATGGGAGAAGAGGTCTATCGAACTGGAGCATGTGAGAACAAATTGA
- a CDS encoding BamA/TamA family outer membrane protein, producing the protein MNGDRYIKLLIGNICLLIFWTSCSTTRNLPEGEVLYTGQKKMEVKNEAKDRAGNETMTELSAALATSPNNSILGSSTLRSPFPFGLWAYNAFVNSKKGLGKWAFKRFAAKPVFISTVNPAIRAKVGANLLHDYGFFNGSVAYEVLPDEKNPRKAKIKYLVDMKNPYLIDTVMYERFSADLLATLQKGREKTLLHEGKQFNVVTLDEERTRLSSLLQNRGYYYYRPDYFSFLADTTLVAGRVSMKIVPKAGIPKEALKRWNVGDISIHLYSKDGEVPNDSVVYKNLSIYYRDKLKIRPEVLYRQIRFQSNQTYSYFRQTRTQERMTQLGMFRYVEMNYAPRDSTDTCNALNVDIQTTYDLPLDGELDLNVTTKSNDQTGPGASFSVTRKNLFGGGENLTLGLHGSYEWQTGTGNTQNTSALNSYEMGISASLAIPKVLFPRLGKNEYDFPASTTFNLYADQLNRARFFKMLSFGGDVTYVFNPTRVSRHTITPFKLTFNVLNNPTALFDSISAANPALYLSLNNQFVPSMSYKYTYDNASLKRAHDRLWWETSITSAGNITSCIYRAFGKKFNEQKDLLGAPFAQFLKFTSEVRYTWNIDKNQSIATRLAGGLIYSYGNSDVAPYSEQFYVGGANSIRAFTVRSIGPGSYKPAEDQKYSYLDQTGDIKMEANVEYRFRILQDLHGAVFLDAGNVWLLRNDPKRSGAQFGLNGLMDEIALGTGAGLRYDLSYLVIRLDCGVGIHAPYTTSRKGYYNIPSFKDGLGWHLAIGYPF; encoded by the coding sequence ATGAATGGTGATCGATATATTAAATTACTTATTGGCAATATATGCTTGTTGATATTTTGGACTTCTTGCTCCACAACCAGAAACTTGCCTGAAGGAGAGGTCTTGTATACCGGACAGAAAAAAATGGAGGTTAAGAATGAAGCTAAGGACAGAGCTGGTAATGAAACGATGACTGAGCTGAGTGCCGCTCTTGCTACTTCGCCTAACAACTCTATTCTTGGCAGTTCCACTTTACGGTCTCCGTTTCCTTTCGGATTGTGGGCTTATAATGCCTTTGTTAATAGCAAGAAAGGATTGGGTAAGTGGGCTTTTAAGAGGTTTGCCGCAAAACCGGTGTTTATCTCCACTGTTAATCCGGCAATACGTGCTAAGGTAGGTGCCAATTTGTTACATGACTATGGTTTTTTTAATGGGAGTGTAGCTTATGAAGTTTTGCCGGACGAGAAGAATCCCAGAAAGGCAAAGATAAAGTATCTGGTGGATATGAAGAATCCGTACCTTATTGATACGGTGATGTATGAACGCTTTTCTGCTGATTTATTAGCTACTCTTCAAAAAGGACGCGAGAAGACGTTGTTGCATGAAGGAAAACAATTTAATGTTGTGACATTAGATGAAGAACGGACACGGTTAAGTTCATTGCTTCAAAACAGAGGATATTACTATTATAGGCCCGATTATTTCAGCTTCTTGGCTGATACTACGTTGGTAGCCGGAAGGGTGTCTATGAAAATAGTACCTAAGGCTGGAATTCCAAAAGAGGCTTTAAAGCGCTGGAATGTTGGTGATATTTCTATTCATCTCTATAGTAAGGATGGCGAAGTGCCTAATGATTCTGTTGTGTATAAGAACTTGTCTATATATTATCGCGATAAACTAAAGATTAGACCTGAGGTACTTTATCGGCAGATTCGATTCCAATCAAACCAGACTTATTCTTATTTTAGGCAGACTCGCACACAAGAGAGAATGACGCAATTAGGAATGTTTCGATATGTCGAAATGAATTACGCTCCTCGAGATAGTACGGATACATGCAACGCTTTGAATGTAGATATACAAACAACTTATGACTTGCCCCTTGATGGAGAATTAGATTTGAATGTGACCACAAAAAGCAATGATCAAACGGGGCCTGGAGCATCGTTTAGTGTAACGAGAAAGAATCTTTTTGGAGGTGGAGAGAACCTCACATTAGGTTTACACGGATCGTATGAATGGCAGACGGGTACCGGTAATACACAAAATACTTCGGCTTTGAATTCTTATGAAATGGGTATCTCTGCATCGCTGGCTATTCCCAAGGTGCTTTTTCCCAGACTAGGAAAAAATGAGTATGATTTTCCGGCATCTACTACATTTAATTTATATGCTGATCAATTAAACAGGGCACGTTTTTTTAAGATGTTATCTTTTGGAGGAGATGTAACGTACGTGTTTAATCCGACAAGGGTTAGCCGACATACTATTACACCGTTTAAATTAACTTTTAATGTATTGAACAATCCAACCGCTTTATTTGACTCTATTTCTGCTGCCAACCCAGCTTTGTATTTAAGTCTGAATAATCAGTTTGTTCCCTCTATGAGTTACAAATATACGTATGACAATGCTTCTCTAAAGCGGGCACATGATAGACTTTGGTGGGAAACGTCTATTACTTCGGCAGGCAATATAACTTCTTGTATTTATCGTGCTTTTGGAAAGAAATTTAATGAGCAAAAAGACTTGTTAGGTGCTCCTTTTGCTCAGTTTCTGAAGTTCACTTCTGAAGTTCGGTATACATGGAATATAGATAAGAATCAATCAATAGCTACACGTTTAGCTGGGGGACTTATTTATTCGTATGGAAACTCGGATGTAGCACCTTATAGTGAGCAGTTTTATGTAGGAGGGGCAAATAGTATTCGTGCCTTTACCGTTCGTAGTATAGGCCCCGGTAGTTACAAGCCTGCAGAAGATCAGAAATATTCTTATCTGGATCAGACCGGAGATATCAAGATGGAAGCGAATGTGGAATATCGATTTAGAATTTTACAAGATTTACATGGGGCCGTTTTTCTGGACGCAGGAAATGTATGGCTGTTGAGAAATGATCCGAAGCGTTCAGGAGCACAATTCGGGCTGAATGGTTTGATGGATGAAATAGCTTTAGGCACGGGAGCCGGTTTGCGCTACGATCTTTCGTATCTGGTTATTAGATTGGATTGTGGAGTGGGAATTCATGCACCTTATACTACTTCTCGCAAAGGATATTATAATATCCCGAGTTTCAAAGATGGACTTGGTTGGCATCTCGCGATAGGTTATCCGTTTTAA
- a CDS encoding nucleotidyltransferase — MKPTLFVLAAGMGSRYGGLKQLDGLGPNGETIMDYSIFDAIRGGFGKVVFVIRKDFEPDFRNKILSKYENHIPVELVFQALDSLPSGITCPPDRVKPWGTNHAVLMGKDVIKEPFAVINADDFYGRDSFAVLGKALAEMNGKSNDYCMVGYRVGNTLSDSGSVARGVCETNAEGYLTTVVERTAIERINGKVSFTDEKGKLVTIDDHTPVSMNMWGFTPDYFKYSEDYFVEFLKENMNNLKAEYFIPLMVNKLINDGTARVKVLDTISKWFGVTYAEDRQGVVDKIQALVDAGEYPAKLF, encoded by the coding sequence ATGAAACCGACATTATTTGTGCTTGCTGCCGGCATGGGCAGCCGTTATGGGGGATTAAAACAACTAGATGGACTCGGCCCTAACGGTGAAACAATTATGGACTACTCTATTTTTGATGCCATCCGTGGTGGCTTTGGGAAAGTAGTCTTCGTTATTCGTAAAGATTTTGAGCCGGATTTTAGAAATAAGATTTTGAGTAAGTACGAGAATCATATACCTGTAGAATTGGTATTCCAGGCATTGGATTCTCTTCCGTCGGGCATTACTTGTCCACCGGACAGAGTGAAACCTTGGGGAACCAATCATGCTGTACTTATGGGGAAAGATGTGATTAAAGAGCCTTTTGCTGTAATTAATGCCGATGATTTTTATGGTCGTGATAGCTTTGCTGTTTTGGGTAAAGCGCTTGCTGAAATGAATGGTAAATCGAATGATTATTGTATGGTGGGTTATCGTGTAGGCAATACGCTTTCTGATAGCGGCTCTGTTGCTCGCGGTGTTTGTGAAACAAATGCAGAAGGTTATTTGACTACGGTTGTTGAACGCACAGCCATTGAACGTATAAATGGTAAGGTCTCGTTTACAGATGAGAAAGGTAAATTGGTTACAATTGATGATCATACTCCGGTGTCAATGAATATGTGGGGTTTTACTCCTGATTATTTTAAATATTCAGAAGATTATTTTGTTGAATTTTTAAAAGAAAACATGAATAACCTGAAAGCCGAGTATTTTATTCCTTTGATGGTTAATAAACTTATAAATGATGGTACTGCTCGTGTAAAGGTGCTTGATACTATTTCTAAATGGTTTGGCGTAACGTATGCAGAAGATCGTCAGGGTGTGGTAGATAAAATACAAGCGCTGGTGGATGCGGGTGAATATCCGGCGAAACTTTTTTAG